The following are encoded in a window of Halorarum salinum genomic DNA:
- the guaB gene encoding IMP dehydrogenase, which produces MANDVSDQGAFSEKLAVPEALTFDDVLLRPKESRVEPDDADVGTRVSRNVELNIPVLSAAMDTVTESDLAAEMAREGGLGVLHRNMTVEETAAEVERVKRADELVIRREQVVTAAPDQTVSEVDAMMEHEGVSGAPVVDDDDAVLGIISGTDIRPYLEVGESDAVREAMTDEVITADEDVTAREALELMYDHKIERVPVVDDENRLVGLVTMQGVLQRREHGDAARDGDGALVVGVAVGPFEEERAVAADDAGADVLFIDCAHAHNLNVLDSARAIKDGVDADVVVGNVGTREAAEAAVDFADGLKVGIGPGSICTTRVVSGAGMPQITAVAQVADVASEHDVPVIADGGIRYSGDAIKAVAAGADAVMLGSYFAGTDEAPGRVITMNGKRYKQYRGMGSVGAMSEGGGDRYLKDAEEDEEFVPEGVEAATPYKGSLASELHQLVGGMRSGMGYVGADSIPAFKERAEFVRVSQAGQTEGHPHDVTITDEAPNYTPGE; this is translated from the coding sequence ATGGCGAACGACGTTTCCGACCAGGGGGCTTTCTCCGAGAAGTTGGCGGTGCCCGAGGCGCTGACGTTCGACGACGTGCTGCTCCGGCCGAAGGAGAGCCGCGTCGAACCCGACGACGCGGACGTCGGCACGCGCGTCTCGCGGAACGTGGAACTGAACATCCCGGTGCTCTCGGCGGCGATGGACACCGTCACCGAGAGCGACCTCGCCGCCGAGATGGCCCGCGAGGGCGGCCTCGGCGTGCTCCACCGGAACATGACCGTCGAGGAGACGGCCGCGGAGGTCGAGCGCGTCAAGCGCGCCGACGAACTCGTCATCCGGCGGGAGCAGGTCGTCACCGCCGCGCCCGACCAGACGGTCAGCGAGGTCGACGCGATGATGGAGCACGAGGGCGTCTCGGGCGCCCCCGTCGTCGACGACGACGACGCGGTCCTCGGCATCATCTCGGGGACGGACATCCGTCCGTACCTCGAGGTGGGCGAGTCCGACGCGGTCAGGGAGGCGATGACCGACGAGGTCATCACCGCCGACGAGGACGTGACCGCCCGCGAGGCGCTCGAACTGATGTACGACCACAAGATCGAGCGCGTCCCGGTCGTCGACGACGAGAACCGCCTCGTGGGCCTCGTGACGATGCAGGGCGTCCTCCAGCGGCGCGAACACGGCGACGCCGCCCGCGACGGCGACGGGGCGCTGGTCGTCGGCGTCGCCGTCGGCCCGTTCGAGGAGGAGCGCGCGGTCGCCGCCGACGACGCCGGGGCGGACGTGCTGTTCATCGACTGCGCGCACGCGCACAACCTCAACGTCCTCGACTCCGCGCGGGCCATCAAGGACGGCGTCGACGCCGACGTGGTCGTCGGGAACGTCGGCACGCGGGAGGCCGCCGAGGCCGCCGTCGACTTCGCGGACGGGCTGAAGGTCGGCATCGGTCCCGGCTCCATCTGCACCACGCGCGTCGTCTCCGGGGCGGGCATGCCCCAGATCACCGCGGTCGCGCAGGTCGCGGACGTGGCCAGCGAACACGACGTCCCGGTCATCGCCGACGGGGGCATCCGCTACTCCGGCGACGCCATCAAGGCCGTCGCGGCCGGCGCGGACGCGGTGATGCTCGGCTCCTACTTCGCGGGCACCGACGAGGCGCCCGGCCGGGTCATCACGATGAACGGCAAGCGCTACAAGCAGTACCGCGGCATGGGCTCGGTCGGCGCGATGAGCGAGGGCGGCGGCGACCGCTACCTCAAGGACGCCGAGGAGGACGAGGAGTTCGTCCCCGAGGGCGTGGAGGCGGCGACGCCGTACAAGGGGAGCCTCGCCTCCGAGCTCCACCAGCTCGTCGGCGGGATGCGCTCGGGGATGGGCTACGTCGGCGCGGACTCGATCCCGGCGTTCAAGGAGCGCGCCGAGTTCGTCCGCGTCTCGCAGGCCGGCCAGACGGAGGGCCACCCGCACGACGTGACCATCACGGACGAGGCGCCGAACTACACGCCCGGAGAGTAG
- a CDS encoding DUF5794 domain-containing protein, translated as MSTSRHPIALRLERHVGGATRLLATVMALPLVDGIFPALVIAGALTVPFGIVETGLLIFGGSATMAVVLAEMEGTPREKAVSILLLGAVIVPLAVAEAALAQTIESLLTETFHRFAGLVILAVAAKTASAQVGEYLPRPGAIILLGLVASFDPNGAQLGVTLDPGLLARAAAAAGVGVGFALAVALAGDHLRDRVDIDRFRFGSAVALGMLALSVLGLLPTEQPVALGVLCVTAVFSYDPEAAGDPASSDGVGPDATPANADGESDAPASRVGADGGGGSGDAVGSAPAATTAGGVDSAGTVDVDAEGTNPTGIDPVDGGTTADVNEGESDDGPNRAPWL; from the coding sequence ATGAGCACGTCCAGGCACCCGATCGCGCTCCGCCTCGAGCGGCACGTGGGCGGTGCCACGCGCCTGCTCGCGACCGTCATGGCGCTCCCGCTCGTGGACGGCATCTTCCCGGCGCTCGTCATCGCGGGGGCGCTCACGGTGCCGTTCGGCATCGTCGAGACGGGGCTGCTCATCTTCGGCGGATCGGCCACGATGGCGGTCGTGCTCGCCGAGATGGAAGGGACGCCCCGCGAGAAGGCGGTCTCCATCCTGTTGCTGGGGGCCGTCATCGTCCCGCTCGCGGTCGCGGAGGCCGCGCTGGCCCAGACCATCGAGAGCCTCCTCACGGAGACGTTCCACCGCTTCGCGGGGCTCGTCATCCTCGCCGTCGCGGCGAAGACGGCGAGCGCGCAGGTCGGCGAGTACCTCCCCCGGCCGGGCGCCATCATCCTGCTCGGTCTCGTCGCGAGTTTCGACCCGAACGGCGCCCAGCTAGGGGTGACGCTCGATCCCGGCCTGCTCGCCCGCGCGGCCGCCGCAGCGGGCGTCGGCGTCGGGTTCGCCCTCGCGGTCGCACTCGCGGGCGACCACCTGCGCGACAGGGTGGACATCGACCGCTTCCGCTTCGGCTCGGCGGTCGCGCTCGGCATGCTCGCGCTGTCGGTGCTCGGACTCCTCCCGACCGAACAACCCGTCGCGCTCGGGGTGCTCTGCGTGACTGCGGTGTTCTCGTACGACCCCGAGGCCGCCGGCGACCCCGCGTCGTCCGATGGGGTCGGGCCGGACGCGACGCCGGCGAACGCGGACGGCGAGTCCGACGCTCCCGCCTCGCGGGTCGGCGCGGACGGGGGTGGGGGCTCCGGCGACGCCGTCGGGTCGGCGCCCGCCGCCACGACGGCGGGCGGCGTCGACTCGGCCGGCACCGTCGACGTCGACGCCGAGGGGACGAACCCGACCGGCATCGACCCCGTGGACGGCGGCACGACCGCGGACGTGAACGAGGGCGAGAGCGACGACGGGCCGAACCGGGCCCCCTGGCTGTAG
- a CDS encoding DUF5795 family protein: protein MSNRVVEGRMVTPGKLAELIEGEPAMETEDIEDADRTCPDCGGDVLSVGYMPSVTEFVVGYKCQECPWSETDR, encoded by the coding sequence ATGAGCAACCGCGTCGTCGAGGGCCGGATGGTCACGCCGGGAAAGCTCGCGGAGCTGATCGAGGGCGAACCGGCAATGGAGACCGAGGACATCGAGGACGCCGACCGGACGTGCCCGGACTGCGGCGGCGACGTCCTCTCGGTGGGGTACATGCCCTCCGTCACGGAGTTCGTCGTCGGCTACAAGTGCCAGGAGTGCCCCTGGAGCGAGACGGACCGCTGA
- a CDS encoding DUF4326 domain-containing protein, which produces MIDPVSELPITHSRGELEIPVVRLADDDLRDALQEAGVETVRSRGYDSSYNDLLVPETVGGPSANGYSSRMVGILAEISNRNPVWIPVYREDLEPAEDALEAALSPEALGDGGGSADIRGTTRTPDGSAGRPNGARARKERLAEQTGEHPEAAILTRPAVVAELGLPTEYPDGSPRFTYVGHTQYDSPDVYAGRHGSEGEHDLVTSEIGEAGWLGNPYPVGSLGTREEVVEAFQAALWTLLERNAELRRALYARCRGRVLGCWCHRLEETGDEDAPRCHADVIAETVDKHLRITPESAWSRGGEDE; this is translated from the coding sequence GTGATCGACCCCGTCTCGGAGCTCCCGATCACACACTCCCGCGGGGAACTGGAAATCCCCGTCGTACGTCTCGCGGACGATGACCTCCGAGACGCGCTCCAGGAGGCAGGCGTCGAGACCGTTCGTTCACGAGGCTACGACAGTTCCTACAATGACCTTCTCGTACCTGAGACGGTCGGCGGCCCCTCCGCGAACGGATATTCGAGCCGGATGGTCGGCATTCTGGCCGAGATTAGCAATCGTAACCCGGTGTGGATTCCCGTCTACCGGGAGGACCTCGAGCCGGCAGAGGACGCGCTGGAGGCCGCACTCTCACCCGAGGCACTCGGTGACGGTGGCGGGTCCGCTGATATCCGTGGCACGACGCGTACTCCTGACGGGTCAGCGGGGCGACCCAACGGCGCCCGTGCGCGGAAGGAACGACTCGCCGAGCAGACCGGCGAACATCCGGAGGCGGCGATCCTCACGCGGCCCGCAGTAGTCGCTGAGTTGGGTCTCCCGACCGAGTACCCGGACGGTAGCCCCCGGTTCACGTACGTCGGACACACACAGTATGACAGCCCTGACGTGTACGCCGGCCGGCACGGCTCGGAGGGAGAGCACGACCTCGTCACGTCGGAGATCGGCGAGGCGGGATGGCTGGGGAATCCGTACCCGGTAGGCTCTCTCGGAACTCGCGAGGAGGTCGTCGAGGCGTTCCAAGCAGCACTGTGGACGCTCTTAGAGCGAAACGCCGAGCTCCGCCGGGCACTGTACGCGCGCTGTCGGGGTCGCGTCCTCGGCTGTTGGTGCCACCGTCTCGAGGAGACCGGGGACGAGGACGCCCCGCGCTGTCACGCCGACGTGATAGCCGAGACGGTCGATAAACACCTCCGCATCACCCCCGAGAGTGCCTGGAGTCGCGGAGGTGAAGACGAGTGA
- a CDS encoding RNA-binding protein: protein MTSCVPRISSHAEGRWLVRSADSTLDPAGAWLDAKEIHRHGLDGDEARYHRPSDTVLVRKDDTLVTVISLENAKYSVHAAVAHLRGGQS from the coding sequence GTGACGTCCTGCGTACCGCGCATCTCCTCGCACGCCGAGGGCCGCTGGCTCGTCCGCTCCGCCGATTCCACTCTGGACCCGGCCGGCGCATGGCTCGACGCGAAGGAGATCCATCGTCACGGACTCGACGGCGACGAGGCGCGCTATCACCGCCCCTCGGATACGGTCCTGGTTCGGAAGGACGATACCCTCGTGACGGTGATCTCTCTAGAGAACGCGAAGTACAGCGTTCACGCCGCCGTCGCACACCTTCGAGGTGGTCAGTCGTGA